One Gammaproteobacteria bacterium DNA segment encodes these proteins:
- a CDS encoding sulfite exporter TauE/SafE family protein, producing the protein MNDPAITIASAFLIGLLGGVHCVGMCGGIMNALSFALPAQPSRTRLSLTLLLYNLGRVFSYSLAGALIGGLGMLLQGPGAVLGPGLRIFAGLMMVAMGLYLAGWWRGLVHLETLGNRLLWRHLQPLTQRLMPVTHGPQALLLGLLWGWLPCGLVYSTLTLAGAVGHWQQSALIMASFGLGTVPVMLLTGAFAHRLRRWIQTTALRQIAALLVMGFGIWTLTPPLLHLSNGHHHPAIQHSPAMEQLP; encoded by the coding sequence ATGAACGACCCCGCCATCACCATCGCCTCCGCCTTCCTTATCGGCCTGCTCGGTGGGGTGCACTGTGTGGGCATGTGTGGCGGCATCATGAACGCCCTGAGTTTCGCCCTGCCCGCCCAGCCATCACGCACGCGCCTGTCACTCACCCTGCTGCTGTACAACCTCGGCCGGGTTTTCAGCTACAGCCTCGCCGGGGCGCTGATCGGCGGGCTGGGGATGCTGTTGCAAGGGCCGGGGGCCGTGCTCGGCCCCGGCCTGCGCATCTTCGCCGGGCTGATGATGGTCGCCATGGGGCTGTATCTTGCGGGCTGGTGGCGCGGGCTGGTGCATCTCGAAACCCTGGGCAATCGGCTGTTGTGGCGACACCTGCAACCCCTCACCCAGCGGCTGATGCCGGTGACCCACGGCCCACAGGCGCTGCTGCTCGGCCTGCTCTGGGGCTGGCTGCCCTGCGGTCTGGTGTACAGCACGCTGACCCTCGCCGGGGCCGTCGGCCACTGGCAACAATCCGCGCTCATCATGGCCAGCTTCGGCCTCGGCACCGTGCCGGTGATGCTGCTGACCGGCGCCTTCGCGCACCGGCTCAGGCGCTGGATACAGACCACCGCCCTGCGCCAGATCGCCGCCCTGCTGGTGATGGGCTTTGGCATCTGGACTCTGACCCCACCCCTGCTGCATCTCAGCAACGGCCATCACCACCCGGCCATACAGCACAGCCCCGCAATGGAACAACTCCCCTAA
- a CDS encoding PepSY domain-containing protein, protein MIRPGKVVAALLALALATLLSVSIPVSADDDHDKARRLQQAGDILPLETIIQKAKAIRPGRILEVELESKHGRHRYEIELLDEDGRVWEMKFDSQTGQLLKEKQED, encoded by the coding sequence ATGATTAGGCCGGGCAAGGTCGTCGCCGCACTGCTTGCACTGGCACTCGCGACCCTGCTGTCGGTCAGCATTCCCGTCAGCGCCGACGATGATCACGACAAGGCGCGCCGGCTGCAACAGGCCGGCGACATCCTGCCGCTGGAGACCATTATCCAGAAGGCAAAGGCGATCCGCCCGGGGCGCATTCTGGAAGTGGAACTGGAATCAAAGCATGGACGGCACCGCTATGAAATCGAACTGCTCGATGAGGATGGCAGGGTGTGGGAGATGAAGTTTGATTCGCAGACGGGTCAGCTGTTGAAAGAGAAACAGGAAGACTGA
- a CDS encoding FixH family protein, with translation MQPTPTRPASGHRLLRAGYSQSSKEAMKNPWFLSVLGIIAVFLIVNLVFVVFAISTNPGLVADDYYEKGREYEKNVVTRLAARNRLNWETRLEVPDQIYTNRPDVYRFTAVDARGVSIMDADVQLMLYRPSDADADFVKPVEQIAPGLYQTRLAFPLAGIWDINLRVTHGDDVYHQTRRISVLTP, from the coding sequence ATGCAGCCCACACCGACACGCCCCGCCTCCGGCCATCGTTTGCTAAGGGCCGGCTACTCCCAGTCAAGCAAGGAGGCGATGAAGAATCCCTGGTTCCTGTCCGTGCTGGGTATTATTGCGGTGTTTCTCATCGTCAATCTGGTGTTCGTGGTGTTTGCCATCAGCACCAATCCCGGACTGGTGGCCGACGATTATTATGAGAAGGGCCGCGAGTATGAAAAGAATGTCGTCACCCGGCTGGCCGCCCGTAACCGGCTCAACTGGGAGACCCGCCTGGAGGTTCCCGACCAGATTTATACTAACCGGCCGGACGTGTATCGCTTCACTGCGGTGGATGCCCGCGGCGTGTCGATCATGGATGCCGATGTGCAATTGATGCTCTACCGGCCCTCTGACGCCGACGCCGATTTCGTGAAGCCCGTGGAACAGATTGCGCCAGGGCTGTACCAGACCCGGCTCGCCTTTCCGTTGGCCGGCATCTGGGATATCAATCTGCGGGTGACGCACGGCGACGACGTCTATCATCAGACCCGGCGGATCTCTGTATTAACCCCGTGA
- a CDS encoding diheme cytochrome c, which translates to MKTFTLSIAIIGLISLAISQTSFSDNDDEHGQGLWQRDASVTQNPLYIEECGGCHFAYAPGLLPQRSWQAIMSTLDDHYGDNAELDSTSQQAISRYLIDNSAESSTNRRLHKLQKGLSASHTPLRITELPKFVREHDEIPKKVLVNNPKLSSLSQCPACHGDAGQGHFSERRINIPGYGGWDD; encoded by the coding sequence ATGAAAACCTTCACCCTCAGCATCGCAATCATTGGCCTCATCAGCCTTGCCATCAGCCAGACCTCGTTCAGCGATAACGATGACGAGCATGGCCAGGGCCTCTGGCAACGCGATGCCAGCGTGACACAAAACCCCCTGTATATTGAGGAATGCGGCGGCTGCCATTTCGCCTATGCACCCGGCCTCTTGCCTCAGCGTTCCTGGCAGGCCATCATGTCGACACTCGACGATCACTATGGAGACAATGCCGAATTGGACAGCACCAGCCAGCAGGCGATTTCCCGCTACCTGATCGACAACAGCGCCGAGAGCTCCACCAACCGCCGCCTGCATAAACTGCAAAAAGGCCTGTCGGCATCACACACACCACTGCGCATTACCGAGCTGCCAAAGTTTGTCCGCGAACATGATGAGATACCGAAAAAGGTGCTGGTCAACAACCCGAAACTCAGCAGCCTCAGCCAATGCCCGGCCTGTCACGGCGATGCCGGGCAGGGACATTTCAGCGAGCGGCGCATCAACATTCCGGGTTATGGTGGCTGGGATGATTAG
- a CDS encoding ABC transporter ATP-binding protein — protein sequence MDTPIIQMRGVHKSYVMDGVSVHALRGIDLDVGRGEFLAIMGPSGSGKSTLMHVLGCLDVPDAGEYRLNGEDVSRLDADELALLRNRQLGFVFQNFNLLARTSALENVETPLIYAGVGKRQRREQATAMLQRMGLGDRLQHLSNQLSGGQQQRVAIARALVTRPTLLLADEPTGNMDTATSLEFLDLLEGLNRDEGLTILLITHEPEVAARAQRSLTLRDGMLEAST from the coding sequence ATGGACACGCCCATCATCCAGATGCGCGGGGTGCACAAGTCCTATGTGATGGACGGCGTCAGCGTGCACGCCCTGCGCGGTATCGACCTCGACGTGGGGCGCGGTGAATTCCTCGCCATCATGGGGCCGTCCGGCTCCGGCAAGTCCACCCTGATGCACGTGCTGGGCTGTCTGGATGTACCGGACGCGGGCGAGTATCGGCTCAATGGCGAGGATGTCTCCCGCCTCGATGCCGATGAGCTCGCCCTGCTGCGCAACCGTCAACTGGGCTTCGTGTTCCAGAACTTCAACCTGCTGGCGCGCACCAGCGCCCTGGAAAATGTCGAAACCCCGCTCATCTATGCCGGCGTGGGCAAACGCCAACGCCGCGAACAGGCCACCGCCATGCTCCAGCGCATGGGCCTGGGGGATCGGCTGCAACACCTCTCCAACCAGCTGTCCGGCGGCCAGCAGCAGCGCGTGGCCATTGCCCGCGCCCTGGTCACCCGCCCCACGCTGCTGCTGGCCGACGAGCCCACCGGCAACATGGACACGGCCACCAGCCTGGAATTTCTTGACCTGCTGGAGGGGCTGAACCGGGACGAGGGCCTGACCATCCTCCTGATCACCCACGAACCCGAGGTGGCGGCCCGCGCGCAACGCAGCCTGACCCTGCGCGATGGCATGCTGGAGGCCTCGACATGA
- a CDS encoding response regulator transcription factor, with amino-acid sequence MRLLLIEDDDLLRADLRHDLVKAGFAVDEADNGVDGEFMGASEPYDAIVLDLGLPQRPGLEVLHNWRRQDNKVPVIILTARNAWHERVDGFKAGADDYLGKPFHSEELIARLSALIKRSKQQVGTLNISGLSLDEERQTVTAADGNTLELTGTEFRLLRYFMLHPGRILSKSTLTEHVYDYDSDKDSNVIEVYVKRLRQKLGKDIIQTRRGQGYLFTEHH; translated from the coding sequence ATGCGCCTGCTGCTGATCGAAGACGATGACCTGTTGCGCGCCGATCTCCGGCACGACCTGGTCAAGGCGGGTTTTGCCGTGGACGAGGCGGACAATGGCGTGGATGGCGAATTCATGGGCGCCTCCGAGCCTTACGATGCCATTGTGCTGGATCTGGGATTACCACAACGCCCCGGCCTGGAGGTATTGCACAACTGGCGCCGGCAGGACAACAAGGTGCCGGTCATCATTCTCACTGCGCGCAACGCCTGGCATGAAAGGGTCGACGGCTTCAAGGCCGGGGCCGACGACTATCTCGGCAAACCGTTTCACTCCGAAGAGCTCATTGCCCGCCTCAGCGCGCTGATCAAACGCAGCAAGCAACAGGTCGGCACACTGAACATCAGCGGCCTGAGCCTGGATGAAGAACGACAAACGGTGACGGCTGCCGATGGCAACACCCTCGAACTTACCGGCACGGAATTCCGCCTGTTACGCTATTTCATGTTACACCCCGGCAGAATACTCTCCAAATCAACTCTCACCGAACACGTCTACGACTATGATTCCGACAAGGACAGCAACGTCATCGAGGTGTATGTGAAACGTCTGCGCCAGAAACTGGGCAAGGACATCATCCAGACCCGTCGCGGCCAGGGTTATCTGTTCACGGAGCACCACTAG
- a CDS encoding heavy metal translocating P-type ATPase, translating to MTDRCFHCGLALPRNLTFTQAIAGHTRQFCCPACQAVCQAIFEAGLEGFYERAPAGALAPPPATANDLALYDLDAVQAEFVPALGVQREIHLLVEGIHCAACVWLIERSLGQLEGVLDARVNLSGKRLLLKWDNRRITLSQVLTRLAQLGYAAVPYDPELADGRLRQHNRSLLLRMAFAAFAMMNLLWISIALYSGASDGEFRQLFHWIGFALATPTLLYSGYPFLHSAWTGIRRLHLTMDLPIAIGAISTYSYSVYVTLHPSLMGEVYYDTVVNFLFVILVGRYLEAMSRRQAVASTQRLLDLQPRAATVLRDGESVLLPIRAVRVDDVVLIKPGEQIPVDGLVTEGRSKVDESMLSGESRAVVKQAGDHVSAGTLNTDSTLTVRVEGVLRNTALGRIIDLVETAQASRAPIQCTADRIVPWFVAATLLLASLTFLWWLPTDFDIALMAATAVLIITCPCAFGLATPMAIASASGLAARHGILIKNGGVLETLSHIGHVVFDKTGTLTEGRMRVQEVVTQNDMDSLTLMQHAAALEHYSEHSIATAICGYTEIKDASRLAAQQMENRPGLGIRGEVEGRPVVIGSEQWLLQNDLPLDEALRRATQQWEERGSSCVQVAIDGRHSGLIAINDQLRADARQLVDALRANHVRMTILSGDRQPIVERIARQLGGMDSIAEVLPEDKDNIIRQLQLDGTIVAMVGDGINDAAALNRADVGIALGSGTDVSGESADIILISNELDKVRLAMQLSQRTLRTIRQNIGLSFSYNLIMVPLAMAALITPLIAAISMPISSLLVIANAARIRTVFQKPTGDRTWK from the coding sequence ATGACCGACCGCTGTTTTCACTGCGGCCTGGCGCTGCCCAGGAATCTGACCTTTACCCAGGCCATCGCAGGCCACACCCGGCAGTTCTGTTGTCCCGCCTGTCAGGCGGTATGCCAGGCGATATTCGAGGCCGGACTGGAGGGCTTTTACGAGCGCGCGCCCGCGGGGGCCCTCGCCCCGCCACCCGCGACCGCCAATGATCTGGCCCTGTATGATCTCGACGCGGTGCAGGCCGAATTTGTGCCCGCGCTGGGCGTGCAGCGCGAAATCCATCTGCTGGTGGAAGGCATCCATTGCGCCGCCTGCGTGTGGCTGATCGAACGCTCCCTGGGTCAGTTGGAGGGAGTACTGGACGCACGGGTGAATCTGTCCGGCAAGCGCCTGCTGCTGAAATGGGATAACCGCCGCATCACACTCTCACAGGTCCTCACGCGGCTCGCGCAACTGGGCTATGCCGCCGTCCCCTATGACCCGGAACTGGCCGATGGTCGCCTCCGACAACACAATCGCTCACTGTTGCTGCGCATGGCCTTCGCCGCCTTTGCGATGATGAATCTGCTGTGGATCTCCATCGCCCTCTACAGCGGCGCCAGCGACGGTGAGTTTCGCCAGCTATTTCACTGGATCGGTTTCGCCCTGGCCACACCCACCCTGCTGTATTCCGGTTATCCCTTCCTGCACAGCGCCTGGACCGGCATCCGGCGCCTGCACCTGACCATGGACCTGCCCATCGCCATCGGTGCCATATCCACTTACAGTTACTCTGTGTATGTCACCCTCCATCCATCACTGATGGGCGAGGTGTATTACGACACGGTGGTGAATTTTCTGTTTGTGATTCTGGTGGGTCGCTACCTCGAGGCCATGTCCAGACGCCAGGCCGTCGCCTCCACCCAGCGCCTGCTCGACCTGCAACCCCGCGCGGCGACGGTGTTACGCGATGGCGAGTCCGTGCTGCTGCCGATTCGCGCCGTGAGGGTCGACGATGTGGTGCTGATCAAACCCGGCGAACAGATCCCCGTCGACGGACTCGTCACCGAGGGGCGCAGCAAGGTGGATGAATCCATGCTCAGCGGGGAGTCCCGTGCGGTCGTCAAACAGGCGGGCGATCACGTCTCCGCCGGCACCCTCAATACCGACAGCACGCTGACCGTGCGCGTCGAGGGCGTACTGCGAAACACCGCGCTGGGGCGCATCATCGACCTGGTGGAGACGGCCCAGGCCTCGCGGGCGCCGATCCAGTGCACCGCCGATCGCATCGTGCCCTGGTTTGTGGCCGCCACCCTGTTGCTGGCCAGCCTCACCTTCCTCTGGTGGTTGCCGACCGATTTCGATATTGCGCTAATGGCCGCCACCGCGGTGTTGATCATCACCTGCCCCTGCGCCTTCGGCCTGGCCACGCCCATGGCCATCGCCTCGGCCTCCGGCCTGGCCGCGCGGCACGGCATCCTCATCAAGAATGGCGGGGTGCTGGAAACCCTGTCGCATATCGGGCATGTGGTGTTTGACAAGACCGGCACCCTCACCGAGGGGCGTATGCGGGTGCAGGAGGTGGTCACGCAGAACGACATGGACAGCCTGACACTGATGCAACACGCCGCGGCACTGGAACACTATTCCGAGCACAGCATCGCAACCGCTATTTGCGGTTATACAGAAATAAAGGACGCTTCCCGGCTGGCGGCGCAGCAGATGGAGAATCGGCCCGGCCTTGGCATCCGCGGCGAGGTGGAGGGTCGCCCGGTGGTGATTGGCAGCGAACAGTGGCTGCTGCAGAATGACCTGCCGCTGGATGAGGCCCTGCGCCGCGCCACCCAGCAGTGGGAAGAGCGGGGATCAAGCTGTGTCCAGGTTGCCATTGATGGCCGGCACAGCGGGCTTATCGCCATCAATGACCAGCTGCGCGCGGACGCCCGGCAACTGGTCGATGCGCTGCGCGCCAATCATGTCCGCATGACCATCCTCAGCGGCGACCGGCAGCCCATCGTCGAACGCATCGCCCGGCAACTGGGCGGCATGGACAGCATTGCCGAGGTGCTGCCAGAGGACAAGGACAACATCATCCGCCAACTGCAACTAGACGGCACCATCGTCGCCATGGTGGGTGACGGCATCAACGACGCCGCCGCGCTCAATCGCGCCGACGTGGGTATCGCCCTGGGTTCAGGCACCGACGTCTCGGGCGAGAGCGCCGACATCATCCTCATCAGCAATGAACTGGACAAGGTACGGCTGGCCATGCAGCTGTCGCAACGCACCCTGCGCACCATCCGCCAGAACATCGGCCTGTCCTTCAGCTATAACCTCATCATGGTGCCGTTGGCGATGGCGGCGTTGATCACCCCGCTGATCGCGGCCATCTCCATGCCCATCAGCTCCCTGCTGGTGATCGCTAACGCGGCGCGCATCCGCACGGTGTTTCAGAAACCGACAGGGGACAGAACATGGAAGTGA
- a CDS encoding cytochrome b/b6 domain-containing protein has product MNPVNNHVSNHVINPADRSPATEQVKVWDISVRIFHWLLVSAFIVAYVTEDDFLSLHSWAGYLIGGLLAYRLIWGLIGFQHARFSDFVFSPRAILQHLKDTVRLRAPRYLGHNPAGGAMIIALLLSLILTVTTGIALLGAEEQSGPLANLMAGSSEWWEDALEEVHEFFANFTLLLVFIHVGGVLLESLIHGENLPRSMVTGRKNRL; this is encoded by the coding sequence ATGAATCCTGTCAACAACCACGTCAGCAACCACGTCATCAACCCCGCCGACCGCTCGCCAGCCACCGAACAGGTCAAGGTGTGGGATATCTCCGTCCGCATCTTTCACTGGCTGTTGGTCAGCGCCTTTATCGTGGCCTATGTCACGGAAGACGACTTTCTCAGCCTGCACAGCTGGGCCGGATATCTGATCGGGGGACTGCTGGCCTACCGCCTGATCTGGGGGCTGATCGGTTTTCAACACGCCCGCTTTTCCGATTTTGTCTTCTCACCCCGCGCCATCCTGCAGCACCTCAAGGATACCGTGCGACTCAGGGCACCGCGCTACCTTGGCCACAATCCCGCCGGCGGCGCCATGATCATCGCCCTGCTGCTGAGTCTCATTCTCACCGTCACCACCGGCATCGCCCTGCTCGGCGCCGAGGAACAGAGCGGCCCGCTGGCCAACCTGATGGCCGGCAGCAGCGAATGGTGGGAAGACGCACTCGAAGAGGTGCATGAATTTTTCGCCAACTTCACCCTCCTGCTGGTGTTCATCCATGTGGGCGGCGTGCTGCTGGAAAGCCTGATCCATGGCGAAAACCTGCCGCGCAGCATGGTCACCGGCCGCAAGAATCGACTGTAA
- a CDS encoding DUF1924 domain-containing protein: MKPINHKKTLTGIAILALFGGGAGAMAGSITEQLLQEYQQAGAQPFSASAGQSAWDKTHIDPDSGKARSCASCHTSNLHNTGKHERTGKAIEPLAPSSNPQRLSDRKQVEKWLKRNCKWVYGRECTPQEKGDYLSYIQSL; encoded by the coding sequence ATGAAACCGATTAACCACAAAAAGACCTTAACAGGCATCGCCATACTGGCCCTGTTCGGTGGTGGCGCCGGCGCCATGGCCGGCAGCATCACCGAACAGCTGTTGCAGGAATACCAACAGGCCGGCGCACAGCCCTTCTCCGCCAGCGCCGGACAGAGCGCCTGGGACAAGACCCATATCGACCCCGACTCCGGCAAGGCCAGGAGCTGTGCCAGCTGTCATACCAGCAACCTCCACAACACCGGCAAGCACGAGCGTACCGGCAAGGCCATCGAACCGCTGGCGCCGAGCAGCAACCCGCAACGACTCAGTGATAGAAAGCAGGTGGAAAAATGGCTCAAGCGTAACTGTAAATGGGTGTATGGACGCGAGTGTACACCCCAGGAGAAGGGCGACTACCTGAGCTACATCCAGTCGCTCTAA
- the ccoS gene encoding cbb3-type cytochrome oxidase assembly protein CcoS, with protein MEVIYGLIPAMIILGLVMVGILVWAVKSGQYDDLEGDANRILMDDDDPLLPDTANKPSAPEDASARSKQPGKNWPDAD; from the coding sequence ATGGAAGTGATCTACGGGCTGATCCCGGCGATGATCATCCTCGGCCTGGTGATGGTCGGCATCCTGGTGTGGGCGGTGAAAAGCGGCCAGTACGATGATCTGGAAGGTGACGCCAACCGCATCCTGATGGATGACGACGACCCCCTGTTACCCGACACGGCAAACAAGCCCAGCGCACCCGAGGATGCGTCCGCGCGCAGCAAACAGCCCGGAAAAAACTGGCCCGATGCCGACTGA
- a CDS encoding efflux RND transporter periplasmic adaptor subunit: MSATHAKDTPPPRAKMKPRYLKYLLIPALLIVAGVWFFLPADSGEQTPGYDVVSIKRGELKAIVSATGTLNPVITVQVGSQVSGTIQRLNVDFNSRVSKGQVIAQIDSAIFDARLAEANSNLKSAEASQDRAWIAVLDAARQLRRVEDLHRQKLVSESEVDAARFAHEAATVEHRVSQAAVAQAAAARAREQVNLAYTTIYAPIDGVVISRNVDVGQTVAASLQAPTLFTIAQDLAAMQIEADVDEAFIGMIQQDQPVSFSVFAYQQRLFSGRVAQIRLQPKIEAGVVKYNCIIHVDNADLALKPGMTATVAIEVERRDDILKVPNTALRYVPPWPADRLKTLRDALKPNEAVLWLAQGQQLSPLTVGLGLAGEKETEVLGENLQAGLEIAVPGERQNSQGTRRFGLSLF, translated from the coding sequence ATGAGTGCGACACATGCAAAGGACACCCCTCCCCCCAGGGCAAAGATGAAACCTCGTTACCTGAAATATCTCCTCATCCCTGCCCTGCTGATCGTCGCCGGCGTGTGGTTTTTTCTCCCGGCGGATAGCGGCGAACAGACGCCCGGCTATGATGTCGTCAGCATCAAACGCGGTGAACTCAAGGCCATCGTCTCTGCCACCGGCACGCTCAACCCGGTGATTACCGTGCAGGTCGGCAGCCAGGTCTCCGGCACGATCCAGCGCCTGAATGTGGATTTCAACAGCCGGGTCAGCAAGGGTCAGGTGATCGCGCAGATCGACTCCGCCATCTTTGATGCGCGCCTGGCAGAGGCGAATTCCAACCTCAAGAGCGCGGAGGCCTCACAGGACAGGGCCTGGATTGCAGTGTTGGATGCCGCCCGCCAGCTGCGACGGGTCGAGGATTTACACCGGCAGAAACTGGTCTCGGAGAGCGAGGTCGATGCGGCCCGCTTCGCCCACGAGGCCGCCACCGTCGAGCATCGGGTCAGTCAGGCGGCGGTGGCACAGGCGGCGGCGGCCCGGGCGCGGGAACAGGTGAATCTTGCCTACACCACCATCTACGCGCCCATCGACGGCGTGGTCATCTCACGCAATGTGGATGTGGGCCAGACCGTCGCGGCCAGCCTGCAGGCGCCCACCCTGTTCACCATCGCCCAGGACCTGGCGGCCATGCAGATTGAAGCGGATGTGGACGAGGCCTTTATCGGCATGATCCAGCAAGACCAGCCCGTGAGCTTCAGCGTGTTCGCCTATCAGCAACGCCTGTTCAGCGGACGGGTGGCACAGATTCGGCTGCAACCGAAGATTGAGGCCGGCGTGGTGAAATACAACTGCATCATTCACGTCGATAACGCCGACCTGGCCCTCAAGCCGGGCATGACCGCCACGGTGGCCATCGAGGTGGAGCGGCGCGACGACATCCTCAAGGTGCCGAATACCGCGCTGCGCTATGTCCCGCCATGGCCGGCCGATCGCCTCAAGACCCTGCGCGATGCACTCAAGCCCAACGAGGCCGTACTCTGGCTGGCACAGGGCCAGCAGCTGTCGCCGCTCACGGTCGGCCTGGGGTTGGCAGGCGAGAAAGAGACCGAGGTGCTGGGCGAGAATCTGCAGGCGGGGCTGGAGATCGCCGTGCCGGGCGAGCGCCAAAATAGTCAGGGCACACGCCGCTTTGGCCTGAGCCTCTTTTGA
- a CDS encoding sensor histidine kinase, giving the protein MRSIQSRLSLGLLLSLVVIFALQWIMVSHTVRLLAEHYISERLMHDAENLLRSIVITPPAQAALEQTAIDPIFRRPFSGRYYQIVIGDQTYRSRSLWDQALSDADPGSTPATGTFIPGPQAQTLLLWSKQFHKQGVAIRIAVAEDFNPIEQDLQAFRLGYAIASLLALAVLVGILTLIIQRGFAPLGRTREDLQRLERGEISAINEDVPSEVAPLVREVNHLLENLHQRLQRSRNALGNLTHAMKTPLTHLQQLAYRDELNDRPELRDRLLAQTTQLQQLIDRELTRARLAGHRMPGQRLDIATEVAALTESLLAIYRERKINIHSQLDLTQGVSMDREDFLELLGNLLDNACKWARHEVKLHIRDADGLQIQVEDDGPGCAEHELEKLTQRGLRIDEKTVGHGLGLAIAQDIVDSYHGSFRLDLSPDLGGLRARVTLST; this is encoded by the coding sequence GTGCGCTCCATCCAGTCACGCCTGAGCCTCGGCCTGCTGCTGAGCCTGGTGGTGATCTTTGCACTGCAGTGGATAATGGTCAGCCATACCGTGCGGCTCCTCGCCGAGCACTACATCAGCGAACGGCTGATGCACGACGCCGAAAACCTGCTGCGCTCTATCGTCATCACACCGCCGGCGCAAGCCGCGCTGGAGCAGACCGCCATCGATCCGATTTTTCGACGCCCCTTTTCGGGCCGCTACTATCAGATCGTGATCGGCGATCAGACCTACCGGTCGCGCTCGTTGTGGGATCAGGCCTTAAGCGATGCCGATCCCGGCAGCACACCGGCCACGGGAACATTCATTCCCGGCCCCCAGGCGCAGACCCTGTTGCTGTGGAGCAAGCAGTTTCACAAGCAGGGCGTGGCGATCCGGATTGCAGTCGCCGAAGACTTCAATCCCATCGAGCAGGACCTGCAAGCATTCCGCCTCGGCTATGCCATCGCCTCGCTGCTGGCGCTGGCCGTTCTGGTGGGCATCCTGACGCTGATCATCCAGCGGGGCTTTGCCCCCCTGGGCAGGACCCGCGAGGACCTGCAGCGTCTGGAACGGGGTGAGATCAGTGCGATCAATGAAGACGTCCCCAGCGAGGTGGCGCCCCTGGTCAGGGAGGTCAACCACCTGCTGGAAAACCTGCACCAGCGCCTGCAGCGTTCCCGCAACGCCCTCGGCAATCTCACCCATGCCATGAAGACGCCGCTCACCCATTTACAACAGCTGGCCTACCGCGACGAACTCAACGACCGGCCGGAACTGCGTGACCGCCTGTTGGCGCAGACCACCCAGCTACAGCAGCTCATCGACAGGGAACTGACCCGGGCGCGTCTCGCCGGCCACAGGATGCCCGGCCAGCGGCTGGACATCGCCACGGAGGTCGCCGCGCTCACCGAAAGCCTGCTGGCCATCTATCGCGAGCGCAAGATCAACATCCACTCCCAGTTAGACCTGACCCAGGGGGTGAGCATGGACCGCGAGGATTTCCTGGAACTGCTGGGCAACCTGCTGGACAACGCCTGCAAATGGGCCAGGCATGAAGTGAAGCTGCATATCCGCGATGCGGACGGCCTGCAGATCCAGGTCGAGGATGATGGCCCGGGCTGCGCCGAGCATGAGCTGGAAAAGCTCACCCAGCGCGGCCTGCGCATCGATGAAAAGACGGTGGGCCATGGTCTGGGGCTGGCCATCGCCCAGGACATCGTCGACAGCTATCACGGCAGTTTCCGCCTCGACCTCTCGCCCGATCTTGGTGGCTTGCGCGCACGGGTTACACTCAGCACCTAG